GGCGCAGCCTGATGTTCCTGTTTGCTTTGAAGTTACGCTGCAAATGCCCAGTTCTACAAAACAGGACAAGAGAATAATATTAGCGTAAATCCTATTAATTAAACGTTATTTGTCGTTTTGTTCTCATTCAAATAAGGCAAAGTTAGCTTCTGCTGTTTGAAATGATAGTTCACCCTTTTTTGAGTGGACTCATACATTGTCTTTGACTTTTGGGCCAGCCCCGGAAAGAAATGAAAAATAACGCTTTTCAGTGTGATTTAAAATCTCTTTGCGGTTGATTTAATGAAAGTTATTTGCCTGCGGTTAAGTAACCTCAGGTGTGTAGCTAACGTAAATAGAGCATCACGTAAATTAAAACGCCGCTAATGGAAACAAATACCCAGGCCGGAAAAACCACCCTTGCCACACGCTTATGCAATTCGAATCGTCCCTGTAAGGCGCGGTACACCATGTAAAAAATAAACGGCGTCATTGCCGCAGCCAGAATAATATGCGGCACCAGCAGTATAAAGTAAAGCGGTCTTGTCCAGTCGTAATGGGGATAAGGAATGGATCCCACATGATAGTGATAGATCAAATACGAAATTAAAAAGAACATGGAAGAAATTAAAGCGCCCACCATCCACTTCTTGTGTTTTGCCTGTCGCCCGTGCCTGATGTGATGGTAGCCGATCAGGAGTAAAACAAAACTTAAGGCATTAAGCACAGCGTTAACAGTGGACAGATCGTTTACGCTCATGGTAAGTTCCTGACCAGAGCGGCAATATGTTGTTTGAGCAAATCCATGTCAATTGGATCATCGTAATCGTAATAGCCGCGAATCCACCCTTCGCCATCCACCAGAATTAACTTGGTGCTGTGATCGTACGGCAGTTCTCCGGCAAGTTTAAAACCCTGTTCGTACAAATTTTTCATCTCTTCTTTTTCCCCGCGAACAAAAACCCAGCGTTGGTCGGTCACGCCCAGGTCTCTGGCATAATCTTGCAGAACCTGCAGTGAATCGTAATCCGGATCGCAGGTAATCGAAACCAGTTGCACCTTATCGCTTCTGGAAAAAGCGGCGTACAGTTCGCCCATGCTTTTGCCCATCAACGGACAGGGGCCGCCGCATCGTGTAAAGATAAAATCTACCACATTAATTTTCCCTTTTAGCTGATCAAGACCAAAGGGCTGCCCGCTACGCTCCACAAATGTAAATTCTGGCACCGCGTACAATCTGGGTAAATTAGCCAGACTGTTTTGCGCTTTTTGAATGACGGTCATGGCAATGATCAGAATGACTAACAATGCCGCTGCAAACAGAATAATCAATTTTAATCTTTTCATACGTTTTTCCCTTTAGTTTTTAAAAAGACAAATAAGGTGAGCAACACGCCGATAATCATGCTGGAAATCCACAAATGAATTACTCTTCCCAGGGCAGGCAAGTCAATCCAGATCAGCACCATGCCTACCAGCGCTTGCAAAACAAACAAAATGATCGCGGCGTTTACCAAATTCTCAATGTGGGCCGGAATCGATCGTTCTGTGCTCTTAAAATAGGTGCGTAAATAAATGGCCGAAACAATCATGCCCAGCGCCAGAGCCACGTGCAGCGGCGTGGTAAAACCCACCAGATCCAATACGGCTCCGGTTTCCAGTAGCGGCGTTGCTTTTTGAATGTGCTCGATTTGGGATCGAATTTGTGTGCCAATAATGATCTGGACGATCGAGATCAAGTACAACCCCAAAACAGCCCGTTTAATATTCTGACGCACCAACAGCAGCTGATTGTTTTTTAAGCGCAGATGGCTTTGCAAATACACGTACAATACCAGAGACACAATAATAAAAGCCAGCGCCATGTGGATGGTAATTACAAAAGGTTCCAGTCCTGAACTGACCACTTTGCTCCCCTGCCATCCCTGAAAGGCAACCAACAGGGCGCTTAACACCGCGGGAATCAGAATGTTTTTTTGATCCCTAAATTTAACAATCGCCCACACGGCCAAAACGGCGATGAGCAGGCCCACCGTCATCCCGGCCAGCCGATTGATATATTCAATCCAGGCCAGGGTGAAATTAAAGAGATTCGGATCCATATCAGGTGGGAGCTGGCTGATATCTGTTGGCGGAATCCAGCGACCGAAGCATTTGGGCCAGTCGGGGCAGCCCAAACCGGCTCCGGAAACGCGCACCAGTCCCCCGATAAATATCAAAAGGTAGGTAGCCGCCGTGGTAAACAGGGCAAAACTTTTGAATTTTTTCATTTTTTATCTTCCCATTAAATGAACATTAACGCATTTAAAGAGTAAAGCGGTCTAGTGTTCAAAAGGATCGGATAAACAACCGACGAGAACAAACGCCAGAGATTAGCGCCAGCTCCAAAACGACTCTTCTCTTTAAAATCTTAATCATTTTCTAATTACCCGGCTAAGGTTTAACCGCCTTCCGCGCAACCGCAGCTTTTAATTCGTTCAAAATTTTCGTCTCTCTCGTCAGATCATGTGTGCTGCCAAAAGGAGACTCCCAAAATCTTGTTCAACGTTCCTGTTTTAGTTTGCTTTACTATTTGCTTCAACAGGCGCTTTTGGCGCTTCAGGCGATTGCTCCTTTTGATAGATTATGGATTGTTCCTGAATGGGCTTTGCCGATTCCTGATAAAGATCGCCGCGCCGTAATGTGTCAAACATTGTCAGAACAATAAATACGGTTACAAAAGCAATAGAAATCAGAAAGATGCTCAGGAACAGCTTATTATCATAAGCCAGATGCATAAAAATCAAAGCCACAATCGAAGCTTTAAACGAAGCGATGAGCATGGCCACGGCCAGATTAAAAGGCCCAAGATGAACAAAAGAAATCGCCACCGTTACCACCGTCAGTAAGAGCAAAGCCGCTCCGGACAGCAGATACACTTTTAACGGAAGAATATGATCTTTTTGATTTTGACTCATAACACATTACCCTATTAAATACAACAACGGAAAAATGTAAATCCAGAACAGGTCAACCAGATGCCAGTACAGACCGGTATTTTCCACCGGCGTGTAATATTCGCTGTTAAAATGCCCTTTTATTGTTTTAATCCACATGATGAAGATGGCGACCATCCCGCCCAAGACATGCAGGCCGTGCAAACCGGTCATCATGAAATAGATGCTGAAAAAGACGTGTGGATTGGTCCCTTCAATTCCCTGAAAGGTGTAAAATTTGCCCGGCAGCTGTCCCAGCTCAAATTTATGATGATATTCAAAATATTTAACTACTAAAAACACGGCGGCTAAAAGAAGAGTCACCAGCAAATAGCGGGCGGCCACTTTGCTTTTATTCAGCTGCAGGCTGCGAATGGCCAGCGCCACCGTAACCGAACTGCTGATGAGCACAACCGTGTTTATGGTTCCCAGATAGACATCCAGATATTTATGAGCGTTGATGAACATATCAGGATGCAGGGCTCGATAGACTGCATAAAAAACAAACAGACCGCTAAACAGTAATACCTCGGTAACTAAAAAGATCCACATTCCCAGCTTTGCCGATTCACGCTGTTGCTCGGCATCGGCAAAATGGTGTTGTAAAAAGGTTGTGTGTTGCATCGTTTTTTCCATCATTCACTTTTCCTAATCAATAAATTTACCAATTTTAGCTTAACACCGATTCTTTAGCCTGCTCTTCCTTGTAAACGCGCCGATCTTCCACAATCTTAATGCGGTCGTAATCATACGGTCCATCTGTCACCAGCGGAATGCGTTCAAAATTATGCGGGTCTGGCGGCGTATCCGTCGTCCAGTCCAGAGTAAGCGCGCCCCACGGATTTTTGTCTTTGACTTTTTCGCCTTTTACAATGCTGTAAATCAGATAACAGGCCATAATTAAAAAAGCCAGCCCGATCACAAAAGCGCCGTAAGAAGAAAACACATGATACGCTCTGTATTGTTCCACATAAGTGTAGTAGCGGCGGGGCATGCCCAACATGCCCATCACAAACTGGCTGACAAAAGTGACGTTAAATCCCACAAACAACAGACCGGCGGCAATGCGCCCCCAAAACTCGCTGTATTTTCTGCCCCAAATTTTGGGCCACCAGTAGTGCAGTCCACCGATAAAAGCCATCACAGTGCCGCCCATCATCACATAGTGAAAATGCGCCACCACAAAATAGGTGTCGTGTAAATGCACATCTGTAGAAAGAGCCCCTAACATGATTCCCGTAAAGCCCCCAATGGCAAACAGGAACATGAAGGACAGAGCGTAGAGCATGGGCGTTTCCAGGCTGATTTTTCCTTTGTACATGGTGGCCAGCCAGTTGAACATTTTTATTCCCGAAGGAATGCCCACCAAAAAGGTAAGAAAAGAAAAAATAGCCGCCGCCAGCTCAGACTGCCCGCTAACGTACATGTGGTGGCCCCAGACCAAAAAGCTGACCAGAGCAATACCCAGGCTGGAAAAAGCAATGGCCTTGTAGCCAAATATCTTCTTTTTAGAAAAGGTTGTCACCAGTTCGCTGATGATGCCCATGCCGGGTAAAATCATGATGTAAACGGCGGGATGCGAATAGAACCAAAAAAAGTTCTGAAACAGCACCGGATCGCCGCCCATGGCCGGATCAAAAATGCCGATGCCCAGCAGGCGCTCCATGATTAAAAGCAGCAGGGTAATGCCCAGCACCGGTGTGGCGATGACCTGAATAATCGAAGTGGCGTAAAGTCCCCACACAAAAAGCGGCATTTTAAACCAGGTCATTCCCGGAGCGCGCAGTTTGTGAATGGTGGCAATAAAATTAATACCGGTAAAAATGGAAGAAAAGCCAACAATAAAGGCGCCAAAGACCATGGAAACCACCGGCCCGGTAACCGATGTGCTGTAGGGTGTGTAAAAGGTCCAGCCTGTATCCACCCCGCCCTTAAGAATGGAATAAACCATAATAATAGCGCCCACGATGTAAAAATACCAGCTCGCCAGATTTAATTTTGGAAAGGCCACATCGCGCGCCCCGATTTGCAAAGGCAGAACAAAATTGCCTAAAATGGCAGGAATCCCCGGTATGATAAACAGAAAAATCATGATGCCGCCGTGCAGGGTAAACATTTTATTGTAGGCATCGGCCGAAAGCATCACCTTTTCCGGCGTAATCAACTCCAGTCGAATCACCAGCGCCAGAAGTCCGCCGATTAAAAAGAAAAACATGATACTGTACATGTACAAAATGGCAATGCGTTTATGATCAACCGTAAAAAGCCAGGATTTCCAGCCTTTCTCTGCGGTTAGATAATTTACTCCTTCACTCATGAGCCATTATTCTCCCAAACTTTTGATGTATTCAATCAATGCGTCCACTTCACGCGGCTTCAATATGCTTTGATAGGTGGGCATGACCGGTTGAAAGCCTTCAACCACTTTAGCCTGCGGTTTGAGGATCGATTCGCGCAGATAATTTTCATCCGCTTTAACAGAACTTCCATCGTTCAACTTAACCGTATGCCCGAAAACGCCCTTAAACGTAGGTCCAACCAGCGGCGAGCCATCCACACTGTGACAGGTGACGCAGGCTTTACTTTTATAAAGCTTTGCCCCCAATTCCGCCAGACTCATACCTTCGCCAAAGCTGCTGTTTTCTTCTAACCAGGCTGCATATTCGGGCTCGCTAACCACCCGTACCTTGCCCAGCATTTTAGAGTGCCCCGTTCCGCAATATTCGGCGCAAAACAGATCATAAACGCCGTTTTCGGTGGCTTCAAACCAGGCCACGGTGTAGCGATTGGGCAACACATCCATCTTTACTCTGAAATTAGGAACAAAAAAACTGTGAATCACATCCTGCGAGGACATAACCAATTTAACCGGCACGCCGGCAGGCACAACCAGTTCATTGGTATTGCTGACCCCGTCCGGATAATCGAACTGCCAGAACCACTTTTGCGCCGTTACCTTAATTTCGATGGCGTCGCCCGGCGCAAGTCTGATTTTCATGTACGACTTAAATCCCCAGAAAAAAAC
This sequence is a window from Caldithrix abyssi DSM 13497. Protein-coding genes within it:
- a CDS encoding DUF420 domain-containing protein, producing the protein MSVNDLSTVNAVLNALSFVLLLIGYHHIRHGRQAKHKKWMVGALISSMFFLISYLIYHYHVGSIPYPHYDWTRPLYFILLVPHIILAAAMTPFIFYMVYRALQGRFELHKRVARVVFPAWVFVSISGVLIYVMLYLR
- a CDS encoding SCO family protein yields the protein MKRLKLIILFAAALLVILIIAMTVIQKAQNSLANLPRLYAVPEFTFVERSGQPFGLDQLKGKINVVDFIFTRCGGPCPLMGKSMGELYAAFSRSDKVQLVSITCDPDYDSLQVLQDYARDLGVTDQRWVFVRGEKEEMKNLYEQGFKLAGELPYDHSTKLILVDGEGWIRGYYDYDDPIDMDLLKQHIAALVRNLP
- the coxB gene encoding cytochrome c oxidase subunit II, with the translated sequence MNWFMNWLLPKGTSTVAAEVDALLQFIIVVSIILFIIVVGGTALFVVLYRKKKQEQVDFTKDLSHNTKLEIIWTVIPLILVTIVFFWGFKSYMKIRLAPGDAIEIKVTAQKWFWQFDYPDGVSNTNELVVPAGVPVKLVMSSQDVIHSFFVPNFRVKMDVLPNRYTVAWFEATENGVYDLFCAEYCGTGHSKMLGKVRVVSEPEYAAWLEENSSFGEGMSLAELGAKLYKSKACVTCHSVDGSPLVGPTFKGVFGHTVKLNDGSSVKADENYLRESILKPQAKVVEGFQPVMPTYQSILKPREVDALIEYIKSLGE
- a CDS encoding cytochrome c oxidase subunit 3 family protein; translated protein: MMEKTMQHTTFLQHHFADAEQQRESAKLGMWIFLVTEVLLFSGLFVFYAVYRALHPDMFINAHKYLDVYLGTINTVVLISSSVTVALAIRSLQLNKSKVAARYLLVTLLLAAVFLVVKYFEYHHKFELGQLPGKFYTFQGIEGTNPHVFFSIYFMMTGLHGLHVLGGMVAIFIMWIKTIKGHFNSEYYTPVENTGLYWHLVDLFWIYIFPLLYLIG
- a CDS encoding COX15/CtaA family protein, which translates into the protein MKKFKSFALFTTAATYLLIFIGGLVRVSGAGLGCPDWPKCFGRWIPPTDISQLPPDMDPNLFNFTLAWIEYINRLAGMTVGLLIAVLAVWAIVKFRDQKNILIPAVLSALLVAFQGWQGSKVVSSGLEPFVITIHMALAFIIVSLVLYVYLQSHLRLKNNQLLLVRQNIKRAVLGLYLISIVQIIIGTQIRSQIEHIQKATPLLETGAVLDLVGFTTPLHVALALGMIVSAIYLRTYFKSTERSIPAHIENLVNAAIILFVLQALVGMVLIWIDLPALGRVIHLWISSMIIGVLLTLFVFLKTKGKNV
- a CDS encoding cytochrome C oxidase subunit IV family protein, with translation MSQNQKDHILPLKVYLLSGAALLLLTVVTVAISFVHLGPFNLAVAMLIASFKASIVALIFMHLAYDNKLFLSIFLISIAFVTVFIVLTMFDTLRRGDLYQESAKPIQEQSIIYQKEQSPEAPKAPVEANSKAN
- the ctaD gene encoding cytochrome c oxidase subunit I translates to MSEGVNYLTAEKGWKSWLFTVDHKRIAILYMYSIMFFFLIGGLLALVIRLELITPEKVMLSADAYNKMFTLHGGIMIFLFIIPGIPAILGNFVLPLQIGARDVAFPKLNLASWYFYIVGAIIMVYSILKGGVDTGWTFYTPYSTSVTGPVVSMVFGAFIVGFSSIFTGINFIATIHKLRAPGMTWFKMPLFVWGLYATSIIQVIATPVLGITLLLLIMERLLGIGIFDPAMGGDPVLFQNFFWFYSHPAVYIMILPGMGIISELVTTFSKKKIFGYKAIAFSSLGIALVSFLVWGHHMYVSGQSELAAAIFSFLTFLVGIPSGIKMFNWLATMYKGKISLETPMLYALSFMFLFAIGGFTGIMLGALSTDVHLHDTYFVVAHFHYVMMGGTVMAFIGGLHYWWPKIWGRKYSEFWGRIAAGLLFVGFNVTFVSQFVMGMLGMPRRYYTYVEQYRAYHVFSSYGAFVIGLAFLIMACYLIYSIVKGEKVKDKNPWGALTLDWTTDTPPDPHNFERIPLVTDGPYDYDRIKIVEDRRVYKEEQAKESVLS